A single Streptomyces sannanensis DNA region contains:
- a CDS encoding helix-turn-helix domain-containing protein — translation MIYLLATRIFTWLALLCRSSAAKNAEILILRHEVAVLRRQVDAPKPTWPDRALFAALARLLPRILRDHRIVSPRTLLAWHQHLVKQKWTQPRSPGRPPISDEVRDLIIRLGGENPRWGARRVHGEMRRLGHKVSAATIRRVLRQAGLGPAPRHQSTRGEWAAFLKAQASGLLATVRLPRMSSMQLRGSLGIAAG, via the coding sequence ATGATCTACCTACTCGCCACCCGGATCTTCACCTGGCTTGCCCTGCTGTGCCGATCCTCCGCCGCCAAGAACGCCGAGATACTGATCCTTCGGCACGAGGTCGCAGTGCTGCGCCGGCAGGTCGACGCCCCGAAGCCGACCTGGCCGGACCGCGCCCTGTTCGCAGCCCTGGCCCGGCTGCTGCCGCGGATCCTGCGCGACCACCGGATCGTCTCCCCGCGCACCCTGCTCGCCTGGCACCAGCACCTGGTCAAGCAGAAGTGGACCCAGCCCCGATCGCCGGGACGGCCACCGATATCCGACGAGGTGCGCGACCTGATCATCCGGCTCGGAGGCGAGAACCCCCGTTGGGGCGCCCGCCGCGTCCACGGCGAAATGCGCCGCCTCGGCCACAAGGTCAGCGCAGCCACCATCCGCCGCGTCCTGCGGCAGGCCGGCCTCGGACCCGCACCGCGACACCAGTCGACCCGAGGCGAGTGGGCCGCGTTCCTGAAAGCCCAGGCCAGCGGCCTGCTCGCAACGGTGCGCCTGCCGAGAATGTCATCCATGCAGCTCAGGGGCTCGTTGGGTATTGCGGCAGGATGA